One window of Mucilaginibacter inviolabilis genomic DNA carries:
- a CDS encoding DUF5007 domain-containing protein, with protein MKKNYKILLVILMAAGVIGCVKAPHGFLSSQIRYRDNPIQVQRGIIVQSIAVDNDGSSAPVTYQLLDIRDAVTHKHADSLYKNRDRYVYTSEFDPDVDTTVALLNSIRKNVNLPSFDFNTHTGAFTFYNTTANVPLGAYEFDIAASNENGTKTFKSIANLNIFEGDVAEIDAGGGAWFQDGTTNSGDIGEPKVTITKLSTKGTLAILKIVDENGVAFNPKNGEYIKRGDRSSFETFARFHPLIASDTSLTCNFEVTPFPVKGAAQGFTIYYRIPSQFVRIDPGFTPTPAKIYSANPRFTFRLFQEGVYLITVKLQHVTRNLN; from the coding sequence ATGAAAAAAAATTATAAAATACTTCTCGTTATTTTAATGGCAGCCGGAGTTATAGGTTGTGTTAAAGCCCCTCATGGGTTTTTAAGTAGCCAGATCAGGTATCGTGATAATCCTATCCAGGTTCAGCGGGGTATCATAGTTCAAAGTATAGCGGTTGATAATGATGGCTCAAGTGCGCCGGTAACATATCAGCTGTTGGACATCAGAGATGCGGTAACTCATAAACATGCCGATTCACTTTATAAAAACCGGGACAGGTATGTGTATACTTCAGAGTTTGATCCGGATGTGGATACAACTGTTGCCTTGCTCAATAGTATCCGTAAAAATGTAAACCTTCCAAGTTTTGATTTTAATACACATACAGGGGCGTTTACTTTTTATAATACTACTGCAAATGTGCCGCTTGGGGCATATGAGTTTGATATTGCTGCTTCTAATGAAAATGGCACCAAAACTTTTAAGAGTATTGCCAATCTTAATATTTTTGAAGGTGATGTAGCCGAAATCGATGCAGGTGGCGGAGCCTGGTTTCAGGATGGTACCACTAACAGTGGTGATATTGGTGAACCCAAGGTTACCATCACCAAACTATCAACTAAGGGTACATTGGCTATTTTAAAAATAGTTGATGAAAATGGAGTAGCCTTTAACCCTAAAAATGGTGAGTATATTAAACGGGGTGATAGGAGTAGTTTCGAAACGTTTGCCAGGTTCCATCCGTTGATTGCTTCTGATACCTCATTAACCTGTAATTTTGAAGTTACGCCATTCCCGGTTAAAGGAGCAGCTCAGGGATTTACCATTTACTACCGTATCCCGAGTCAGTTTGTGAGGATAGATCCGGGTTTTACACCAACTCCGGCCAAAATTTACAGCGCAAATCCGAGGTTTACCTTCAGGTTATTTCAGGAAGGAGTTTACCTG
- a CDS encoding RagB/SusD family nutrient uptake outer membrane protein, whose amino-acid sequence MKRNIIRYTAGLLMITGLISVSSCKKILDLQPHNSTFTNAYFTNGTDANTAIAGAYALLRSVLLNNYSFHVYGDATTSEFSINSGLDDANYNISNGEFTGLNVGPGIWNWLNYYQLLQQINLIINKVPSIPINKFSNQDDKNQIIGEAYYLRAFTYFYMTRVWGDVPLKLQPDLDVSQAVNIPRTPAADVLKQCLADLKIAESNLVFGYADESQRAVRANKGSAFALEAHITAWTHDYAACEQATAQVINNGQYHLVTDTSQFSKIFIGKSVEGIFEINIDYQQSEGISLNYYGYAPTIAFPFVAQKSNLEWPVSTLYVNTLFKDTTDLRYKKYFFQAQSTSGQTIKYSNITYADGSAKNDPRLSNNIIIFRLADIMLLRAEALNQLGRDGEALTLLNTIRSRAGIANYTGAGNALARTILEERLRELFYEGQSFYDLVRTKQIGNSSSSFISDYSHINDTRVNQGGYLWPIDPTMFKDDFVLKQTPYWQGKL is encoded by the coding sequence ATGAAAAGAAATATAATAAGATACACAGCCGGATTATTAATGATAACCGGGTTAATTAGTGTAAGCTCCTGCAAAAAGATACTTGATTTGCAGCCGCATAACTCCACCTTTACCAATGCTTATTTTACCAACGGAACAGATGCTAACACCGCTATTGCAGGTGCTTATGCGCTTTTGCGTTCGGTATTGCTCAATAATTACTCGTTCCATGTATATGGCGATGCCACTACCAGTGAGTTTAGCATTAATTCGGGGCTGGATGATGCAAACTACAACATCTCAAACGGTGAGTTTACCGGGTTAAACGTTGGGCCGGGTATCTGGAACTGGTTAAACTATTACCAGCTTTTACAACAGATAAACCTGATCATTAACAAAGTACCTAGTATCCCGATAAACAAGTTCAGCAATCAGGATGATAAAAATCAGATCATTGGTGAGGCTTATTACCTGCGGGCATTCACTTATTTTTATATGACCAGGGTTTGGGGCGACGTACCTTTAAAACTACAACCCGATTTGGACGTGAGCCAGGCTGTGAATATTCCCAGAACACCAGCAGCCGATGTACTTAAACAATGTTTGGCCGATTTAAAGATTGCCGAAAGTAATCTGGTTTTTGGTTATGCCGATGAAAGTCAGCGTGCTGTTAGGGCAAATAAAGGTTCGGCTTTTGCACTGGAGGCACATATTACAGCGTGGACACATGACTATGCTGCGTGCGAGCAAGCTACAGCCCAGGTAATTAATAATGGGCAATATCATTTGGTTACCGATACCTCTCAATTTAGTAAAATATTTATTGGTAAATCAGTAGAAGGGATTTTTGAGATCAATATAGATTACCAGCAAAGCGAAGGTATATCTCTTAATTATTATGGATATGCACCTACTATCGCCTTTCCTTTTGTAGCACAAAAATCAAACCTGGAATGGCCGGTAAGCACTTTGTATGTGAATACCTTGTTTAAGGATACAACAGATTTGAGGTATAAAAAATACTTTTTTCAGGCACAATCAACCAGTGGGCAAACCATTAAATATTCGAATATTACTTATGCCGATGGATCAGCAAAAAACGATCCGCGTTTATCCAATAACATTATCATTTTCCGCCTGGCCGACATTATGCTGTTAAGAGCCGAAGCATTAAATCAGTTGGGGCGTGACGGGGAAGCATTGACCTTGTTAAATACCATCCGAAGCAGGGCCGGAATAGCTAATTACACCGGAGCTGGTAATGCCCTTGCCAGAACTATACTGGAAGAGCGCTTGCGTGAACTCTTTTATGAGGGCCAATCCTTTTATGATCTGGTTCGTACCAAACAGATTGGTAATTCAAGCAGCAGTTTCATTAGTGATTATTCACACATCAATGATACGAGGGTAAACCAGGGAGGCTATCTGTGGCCTATTGACCCCACCATGTTTAAGGACGATTTTGTATTGAAACAAACACCTTACTGGCAAGGTAAACTTTAA
- a CDS encoding SusC/RagA family TonB-linked outer membrane protein has protein sequence MIKFFYKKKFLYYTCIIPILLVLGMPVLHAQDTKATGNQVTVAGLIKDASGPLPGASIVLTGAASGVSANTSGRFTLKVEAGKSITIRMLGYEAQTIKITEPNTNLIVVLKTDQKVLKDVVVIGYQQVSRRSVSAAITSVDPKTIADIPTPTFDALLQGRVAGLNVQNFSGEPGVRSNVTLRGNTSVSRSIDNNTGSASGKASLARAISGPLYVIDGVPQSTEDIAAINYGTGTGTDVLAGIPINDIDNIDILKDASAAAIYGSRGANGVIIITTKKGTAGKTRINFSTYHGIVDQPKLDKVLTGAEETRAKLNLINHYGNYANLRNIPQILTDTLNPAFNNANDYRGGIYQTGKVDNYELSISGGNDLVTYRYGLNYYNEDGIIKKTGLQRYALNSTVGINISPKLKVSTQIRFYRVDRPTSLSDLSGNVNPFTGGYYANSPLPPSNLYLTQDNKDFLYGSSNVSTDANTNNSITISPTIDWRINDHWLFNTVISYESAGSRRDAYTPGVVRQSGLGYASSFVDNSANYLMSNNIQFSTTLNKIHHINVLLGQNTEYHSYRATDAEADGIPNDQISIVKVLNKNNSTAYSDLIESGIQTGFLRLNYDFKGRYLISGVFNADASSKFGAGQRVGYFPSVSAGWIISDEPFMKSTKNWLTLFKLRASYGITGRQPDSGDNYLSFNTYNIGAGGFTGSSSPQTGQNLSNTYNGIAAISPNFNGGLSNKNLTWEHSKQANLGVDLTFLDGRFNFVADAYVKNTSKGIFSLSLPVTTGYTTIVTNSIGTQNRGLEASFIAHYFNPKSAFQWETDFNIAYNQNEITSLPNGGRDIYIDHYVLRQGQPINEFNLFQQTGVYKTDKDVPINPVTGQPLSFYGYPFKGGDPIWKDSNGDGVLDQTDYVPAGNPNPKFTGGFNNIFGYKNWTVSVFCTFTLGRDIFNDYLVGKLSHLVPTDDGNSDPYHDITNNAFPDLSGINYWQNPGDNAKYPSLSSVSGTRYKYAASSSAWVENGSYLRVKTVSLSYTFNPAVLKNLHLSRLRIYGMVDNLHIFQKSNVPDAEEVDAFGIYNGSGYPIPKKYTLGVDVSF, from the coding sequence ATGATCAAATTTTTCTACAAAAAAAAATTCCTTTATTACACGTGCATCATTCCAATCCTGTTGGTATTGGGAATGCCGGTATTGCATGCCCAGGACACCAAAGCCACTGGTAACCAGGTTACTGTAGCTGGTTTAATTAAAGATGCCAGTGGGCCCTTGCCTGGTGCATCTATTGTTTTAACGGGTGCAGCTTCGGGTGTATCAGCCAATACATCGGGACGATTTACCCTGAAGGTTGAAGCCGGTAAATCAATTACTATAAGAATGTTGGGCTATGAGGCACAAACCATTAAGATCACCGAACCCAATACAAATTTAATAGTTGTACTCAAGACCGATCAAAAGGTACTCAAAGATGTGGTGGTTATTGGTTATCAACAGGTTTCACGCAGAAGCGTAAGTGCTGCAATTACTTCTGTTGACCCTAAAACCATTGCTGATATCCCTACGCCAACATTTGATGCACTATTACAGGGGCGGGTTGCGGGTTTGAACGTGCAGAATTTTTCGGGCGAGCCAGGGGTGCGGAGTAATGTAACTTTAAGGGGCAATACTTCCGTTAGTCGTAGTATTGACAATAATACAGGGTCTGCATCGGGTAAAGCAAGCTTAGCCAGGGCTATTTCAGGGCCATTATATGTGATTGATGGTGTACCACAAAGTACCGAAGATATTGCGGCTATTAATTACGGTACGGGCACCGGCACTGATGTGCTTGCGGGTATCCCTATTAATGACATTGACAATATTGATATATTAAAGGATGCGTCTGCAGCGGCCATTTATGGTTCAAGGGGAGCTAATGGGGTTATTATCATTACCACCAAAAAAGGAACTGCGGGTAAAACCAGGATAAATTTCTCAACCTATCATGGTATTGTTGATCAACCCAAGTTGGATAAGGTGCTTACCGGGGCCGAAGAGACCCGGGCCAAGTTAAACTTGATTAATCATTATGGTAATTATGCTAATCTCAGGAATATCCCACAGATACTAACAGATACTCTAAATCCGGCATTTAATAATGCCAACGACTATAGAGGCGGCATTTACCAAACGGGTAAGGTTGATAACTATGAGCTGTCCATAAGTGGCGGTAATGATTTGGTAACCTACCGTTATGGTTTAAATTACTACAATGAGGATGGAATTATTAAAAAAACCGGCCTGCAGCGATATGCCCTAAACAGTACGGTTGGTATTAACATATCACCTAAATTAAAGGTGAGTACTCAGATCAGGTTTTACAGGGTTGACCGCCCCACATCCCTGAGTGATTTAAGTGGTAACGTAAACCCATTTACCGGGGGATATTATGCCAATAGCCCGTTACCACCATCAAACTTATACCTCACACAGGACAATAAAGATTTCCTTTATGGTAGTTCAAATGTATCAACAGATGCTAATACCAATAATAGTATTACTATTAGCCCTACTATTGATTGGCGTATCAATGATCATTGGTTATTTAATACAGTTATTTCGTACGAAAGTGCAGGAAGCCGCAGAGACGCTTATACACCAGGAGTGGTAAGGCAAAGTGGTTTGGGATACGCCTCCAGCTTTGTTGATAACTCGGCCAACTACCTGATGAGTAATAATATTCAGTTTAGTACTACATTGAACAAGATCCATCATATCAACGTTTTATTGGGGCAAAATACAGAATACCACTCTTATAGAGCAACAGATGCTGAAGCAGATGGAATCCCTAACGATCAGATATCCATTGTTAAAGTATTAAATAAAAATAATTCCACAGCTTATTCAGATTTGATTGAAAGCGGTATCCAAACCGGTTTCCTAAGGTTAAACTATGACTTTAAAGGTCGCTACCTCATATCAGGCGTGTTTAATGCCGATGCGTCATCTAAGTTTGGTGCGGGCCAACGGGTAGGATATTTCCCTTCCGTATCTGCCGGTTGGATCATCAGTGATGAGCCCTTTATGAAAAGTACCAAAAACTGGCTTACCTTATTTAAGCTACGCGCAAGTTATGGTATTACTGGTCGGCAGCCAGATAGTGGTGATAATTATCTGTCGTTTAATACTTATAATATAGGTGCCGGTGGTTTTACAGGTAGCAGCAGTCCGCAAACCGGGCAAAATCTATCCAATACTTATAACGGTATTGCAGCGATATCCCCTAATTTTAACGGTGGCTTAAGCAATAAAAACTTAACCTGGGAACATTCAAAACAGGCAAATCTTGGGGTTGACCTTACTTTTCTTGATGGTCGTTTTAATTTTGTTGCCGATGCTTATGTTAAAAACACCAGTAAGGGTATTTTTAGTTTGAGCCTGCCAGTAACCACCGGTTATACCACCATTGTAACCAACTCTATTGGTACACAAAACCGTGGTTTGGAAGCATCTTTTATTGCACATTATTTTAATCCTAAAAGCGCTTTTCAGTGGGAAACCGATTTTAACATTGCTTATAACCAAAATGAAATTACCTCGTTGCCAAACGGTGGACGCGATATCTATATAGATCATTATGTTTTAAGGCAGGGACAACCAATTAACGAGTTTAACCTGTTTCAGCAAACAGGGGTTTACAAAACAGATAAGGATGTTCCTATTAACCCGGTAACAGGGCAACCACTAAGCTTTTATGGCTATCCATTTAAAGGTGGCGACCCGATATGGAAAGATTCAAACGGTGATGGTGTGCTTGACCAAACTGATTATGTGCCTGCCGGAAATCCCAACCCTAAATTCACCGGCGGGTTTAATAATATTTTTGGCTATAAAAACTGGACCGTATCAGTATTCTGTACTTTTACGCTTGGACGCGATATTTTTAACGATTACCTGGTTGGTAAATTATCGCATCTGGTGCCAACTGACGATGGTAATTCTGATCCGTACCATGATATTACTAATAATGCTTTTCCTGATCTAAGCGGCATTAATTACTGGCAAAATCCTGGTGATAATGCAAAATATCCCTCACTAAGTTCGGTAAGCGGAACCCGGTATAAATATGCCGCATCAAGTTCGGCTTGGGTCGAGAATGGAAGCTATCTGCGTGTAAAAACGGTTTCCTTATCCTACACATTTAATCCGGCTGTTTTAAAAAATCTTCACCTTAGCCGCTTAAGGATATATGGCATGGTTGATAACCTGCATATTTTCCAGAAATCAAACGTACCTGATGCCGAAGAAGTTGACGCCTTTGGTATTTACAATGGCAGCGGTTATCCTATTCCAAAAAAATATACCCTGGGTGTTGATGTAAGCTTTTAA
- a CDS encoding LacI family DNA-binding transcriptional regulator codes for MINKKISIKDIAKLTNTSITTVSFVLNGKGRISKEITKKILDVAAKNGYEPNRMAVGLRTGVSKVIGLVVETIGGPFFGAMAKVIEEEAEKEGYRIIYCSTNNNIQKGKDVIRMLSQQLVDGYIITPMKGLEKDIQNLVANEKPVVLIDGYFPGLDIPHVLVDNHGSAFNAVNHLLKVGYKKIGLITADLDLIQLQDRTRGYKDALKINDIKEDKKLIFKLPFDTDKDKAIDSIKAFIKQQKQMDAVFFTTNYLGTMGLESIKQLDLNIPQDLAMVSFDDNEIFSLYPPGITTIQQPTYEIAKSAIDLLLAQMGSDKHNISKIKMQIPSKLIERGSTAEKKEVLVKK; via the coding sequence ATGATAAATAAAAAAATATCCATAAAGGATATCGCAAAACTTACCAATACCTCCATTACAACGGTATCATTTGTTTTAAACGGCAAAGGCCGCATTAGTAAAGAGATAACCAAAAAGATTTTGGACGTGGCTGCCAAAAACGGGTATGAGCCTAATCGGATGGCGGTAGGTCTTCGTACCGGCGTTTCAAAAGTAATTGGTCTGGTGGTTGAAACCATCGGAGGTCCGTTTTTTGGGGCGATGGCCAAAGTGATAGAAGAAGAAGCCGAAAAAGAAGGGTACAGAATTATTTATTGCAGTACTAACAATAATATCCAAAAAGGAAAAGATGTGATCAGGATGCTTTCTCAACAATTGGTTGATGGTTATATTATTACACCAATGAAAGGATTAGAGAAAGATATACAAAATCTGGTAGCTAACGAAAAGCCCGTTGTATTAATAGATGGTTACTTTCCCGGTTTGGATATTCCTCACGTACTGGTTGATAATCATGGTAGTGCTTTTAACGCAGTAAATCATCTTTTAAAGGTTGGTTATAAAAAGATTGGCCTGATAACAGCCGACCTGGACCTGATCCAACTGCAGGATCGTACCCGCGGATATAAAGATGCTTTAAAGATAAATGACATAAAGGAAGATAAAAAATTGATATTTAAATTACCTTTTGATACCGATAAGGATAAAGCCATAGACTCCATAAAAGCCTTTATAAAGCAACAGAAACAGATGGATGCAGTATTTTTTACCACAAACTATTTAGGTACGATGGGGTTAGAAAGTATCAAACAGCTTGACTTGAATATTCCGCAGGACTTAGCTATGGTAAGTTTTGATGATAATGAAATATTTAGTTTGTATCCGCCCGGAATCACAACTATACAGCAACCAACATATGAGATAGCAAAATCGGCTATTGATCTTTTATTGGCTCAAATGGGATCAGATAAGCATAATATATCAAAAATTAAAATGCAGATACCCTCTAAACTCATAGAGCGAGGATCAACAGCAGAAAAGAAAGAAGTATTGGTAAAAAAATAA